One part of the uncultured Bacteroides sp. genome encodes these proteins:
- a CDS encoding acyl-CoA thioesterase, which produces MDKYIFELNMKVRDYECDMQGIVNNAIYQHYLEHTRHEFITTLGINFAELHGQRLDPVVARISIAYKTPLHSGEEFVSKLYIEKEGVKYVFYQDIFRLSDGKPSIKSKVELVCITNGRLGHSELFDKAFEPYFAK; this is translated from the coding sequence ATGGATAAATATATTTTTGAACTGAATATGAAAGTGCGCGACTATGAATGTGATATGCAGGGAATAGTCAACAATGCTATTTATCAGCATTATCTGGAACATACACGCCACGAATTTATAACCACACTCGGCATTAACTTTGCCGAATTGCACGGGCAACGACTCGATCCTGTAGTTGCGCGGATTTCTATTGCTTATAAAACTCCATTGCATAGCGGGGAAGAATTTGTTTCCAAGCTTTATATTGAGAAAGAAGGGGTGAAGTATGTTTTCTATCAGGATATATTTCGCTTATCTGATGGAAAGCCATCCATTAAATCAAAAGTAGAGTTGGTGTGTATTACCAATGGGCGATTAGGACATAGTGAACTTTTTGATAAAGCATTCGAACCTTATTTCGCCAAATGA
- the dprA gene encoding DNA-processing protein DprA yields the protein MTEQEIIASIALTQIPGVGSVGARNLINAVGSAEKIFSHRAELTQIVPGITPRMMEMLNSPQPLLRAEAEFSFAQKNKISCITINDEAYPSRLRECPDAPVVLFFKGNTDMNALRVINMVGTRNATDYGQRICRDFLADLKALCPDVLVVSGLAYGIDIHAHRGALNNGLSTIGVLAHGLDRIYPSVHRKTAIDMLENGGLLTEFLSKTNPDRQNFVKRNRIVAGMSDATIVVESAVKGGALITADIAQSYHRDCFAFPGRVADEFSIGCNNLIKDNKAALILSAEDLVKAMCWDANSKAIPVAVQRQLFVDLTEDEQIVVDILQENGDSQINSLVVEADMPVNKMNTILFELEMKGVIRVLAGGMYQLL from the coding sequence ATGACGGAGCAGGAAATAATTGCCAGCATTGCGCTGACACAGATTCCGGGAGTGGGATCTGTTGGTGCCCGGAATTTAATAAATGCTGTGGGTAGTGCTGAGAAAATCTTTTCTCACCGTGCAGAACTTACGCAAATAGTACCAGGAATTACTCCACGCATGATGGAGATGCTTAATTCTCCTCAGCCTCTTTTACGTGCTGAGGCTGAATTTTCTTTTGCACAGAAAAATAAAATTAGCTGTATTACCATAAACGATGAGGCTTATCCTTCCCGGTTGAGGGAATGTCCCGATGCTCCTGTTGTGTTATTTTTTAAAGGAAACACGGATATGAATGCATTGCGGGTAATTAACATGGTAGGTACTCGTAATGCTACCGATTACGGACAACGTATTTGTCGGGATTTTCTGGCAGATCTTAAAGCTCTTTGTCCAGATGTACTTGTAGTTAGTGGTCTTGCTTACGGAATTGATATTCATGCTCATCGGGGTGCTTTAAATAATGGTCTTTCAACTATTGGTGTATTAGCCCATGGGTTGGACCGTATCTATCCGTCTGTTCATCGAAAAACTGCTATCGATATGCTCGAAAATGGTGGCTTGCTTACTGAATTTCTGTCGAAGACTAATCCTGATCGCCAGAATTTTGTGAAGCGAAACCGGATTGTTGCGGGTATGAGTGATGCTACAATTGTGGTTGAATCGGCTGTAAAGGGCGGAGCACTTATTACTGCAGACATTGCTCAAAGTTATCATCGCGATTGCTTTGCTTTTCCCGGTCGTGTTGCCGATGAATTTTCTATTGGCTGCAACAATCTGATAAAGGATAATAAGGCTGCATTAATTCTTTCTGCGGAAGATTTAGTAAAAGCAATGTGTTGGGATGCTAATTCAAAAGCTATTCCGGTGGCTGTTCAAAGACAACTTTTCGTTGATCTTACCGAAGATGAGCAGATCGTTGTGGATATTCTTCAGGAAAATGGAGATTCTCAGATTAATTCACTGGTTGTTGAAGCAGATATGCCAGTGAATAAAATGAATACCATCTTGTTTGAACTGGAAATGAAAGGCGTTATCAGAGTGCTTGCAGGAGGAATGTATCAGTTACTTTAG
- a CDS encoding succinate dehydrogenase/fumarate reductase iron-sulfur subunit, translating to MEKIINFTLKVWRQKGPKAKGAFESYQMENISGDTSFLEMLDILNEKLINEGKEPVAFDHDCREGICGMCSLYINGRPHGPGTGATTCQIYMRRFEEGDTITVEPWRSAGFPVIRDLMVDRNAFDKIMQAGGYVSVNTGGTPDANAIAIPKPIADEAMDSASCIGCGACVAACKNGSAMLFLSAKVSQLSLLPQGKVEAGRRAKAMVSKMDELGFGNCTNTRACEAECPKSISISNIARLNRDFIAAKLKD from the coding sequence ATGGAAAAAATTATAAATTTCACGCTAAAGGTTTGGCGTCAGAAAGGTCCGAAAGCTAAAGGTGCTTTTGAATCATATCAAATGGAAAACATTTCAGGTGATACTTCATTTCTTGAAATGCTCGACATCCTGAATGAGAAACTTATCAATGAAGGTAAAGAACCAGTAGCATTCGATCACGACTGTCGTGAAGGTATTTGCGGAATGTGTTCTCTTTACATCAACGGACGCCCTCATGGACCAGGTACAGGAGCAACAACTTGCCAGATTTACATGCGTCGTTTCGAAGAAGGAGATACAATCACTGTTGAGCCATGGCGTTCTGCTGGTTTCCCAGTAATCCGCGACTTAATGGTAGATCGTAACGCATTCGATAAGATTATGCAAGCCGGTGGTTACGTATCAGTAAATACTGGTGGTACTCCAGATGCTAACGCTATTGCAATTCCAAAACCTATCGCTGACGAAGCAATGGATTCAGCATCTTGTATCGGTTGTGGTGCTTGTGTTGCAGCTTGTAAGAATGGTTCGGCTATGTTGTTTCTTTCTGCAAAAGTTAGCCAATTATCACTTCTTCCTCAGGGAAAAGTTGAAGCTGGCCGTCGTGCAAAAGCTATGGTTTCTAAAATGGATGAACTTGGTTTTGGTAACTGTACTAACACCAGAGCTTGTGAAGCTGAATGTCCAAAGTCTATCTCAATCAGCAACATTGCAAGATTGAACCGCGACTTTATCGCAGCTAAACTGAAAGATTAA
- a CDS encoding fumarate reductase/succinate dehydrogenase flavoprotein subunit, producing the protein MTKIDSRIPEGPLAEKWSNYKAHQKLVNPANKRRLDIIVVGTGLAGASAAASLGELGFKVFNFCIQDSPRRAHSIAAQGGINAAKNYQNDGDSVYRLYYDTIKGGDYRARESNVYRLAEVSNEIIDQCVAQGVPFAREYGGTLDNRSFGGAQVSRTFYAKGQTGQQLLLGAYSALSRQVNKGTVKLFTRYEMLDVVLIDGRARGIIARNLVTGKIERFSAHAVVIGTGGYGNTYFLSTNAMASNGSAAIQCYKKGAYFANPCYVQIHPTCIPVHGDVQSKLTLMSESLRNDGRIWVPKKLEDAKALQAGKIKGSDIPEADRDYYLERRYPAFGNLVPRDVASRAAKERCDKGFGVNNTGLAVFLDFSEAINRLGEDVVRARYGNLFDMYEEITNENPYKTPMMIFPAIHYTMGGIWVDYELMTSIPGLYAIGEANFSDHGANRLGASALMQGLADGYFVLPYTIQNYLSDQIQVPRFSTDLPEFVEAEKAINDKINKIKNINGKHSVDSIHKKLGHVMWEFVGMGRTKESLETAIAKLKEVKKDFWTNVRIPGDVNDQNIELEKALRLSDFIETGLLMAYDGLNREESCGGHFREEHQTPEGEAKRDDDKFSYVACWKYTGEDSKPELIKEDLNYEFTKVQTRNYKA; encoded by the coding sequence ATGACTAAGATAGATTCAAGAATTCCTGAAGGCCCATTGGCTGAGAAATGGAGTAACTATAAAGCTCATCAGAAACTCGTAAACCCTGCTAACAAACGTCGTTTAGACATAATCGTAGTTGGTACAGGTCTTGCCGGAGCATCAGCTGCCGCTTCACTTGGTGAACTGGGTTTCAAAGTATTTAACTTCTGCATCCAAGATTCTCCACGCCGTGCTCACTCAATCGCTGCACAAGGTGGTATCAATGCTGCTAAGAATTACCAAAATGACGGTGACTCTGTTTACCGTTTATATTATGATACAATCAAAGGTGGAGACTACCGTGCACGCGAATCAAACGTTTACCGTTTGGCTGAAGTTTCCAACGAAATTATTGACCAATGCGTAGCTCAAGGAGTTCCTTTTGCTCGTGAATACGGTGGTACACTTGATAACCGTTCTTTCGGTGGTGCACAGGTTTCACGTACATTCTATGCTAAAGGCCAAACAGGACAACAGTTATTACTTGGTGCTTACTCTGCTTTGAGCCGTCAGGTAAACAAAGGAACTGTAAAATTATTCACTCGTTACGAAATGCTCGACGTTGTTCTTATCGACGGACGTGCACGTGGTATCATTGCCCGCAACCTTGTAACAGGTAAAATTGAACGTTTCTCAGCTCATGCCGTAGTAATCGGTACAGGTGGATACGGAAATACATACTTCCTTTCTACAAATGCAATGGCATCTAACGGTTCTGCTGCTATCCAATGCTACAAGAAAGGTGCTTATTTCGCAAATCCATGTTATGTACAGATTCACCCAACTTGTATTCCAGTACACGGAGATGTTCAGTCTAAACTGACTTTGATGTCTGAATCACTTCGTAACGACGGACGTATCTGGGTTCCAAAGAAACTTGAAGATGCAAAAGCTCTTCAGGCTGGAAAGATTAAAGGATCTGATATTCCTGAAGCAGATCGCGATTACTATCTGGAACGTCGTTATCCAGCATTTGGTAACCTTGTACCTCGTGACGTTGCATCACGTGCAGCAAAAGAACGTTGCGATAAAGGCTTTGGAGTAAACAATACAGGTTTGGCTGTATTCCTTGATTTCTCAGAAGCAATCAACCGCCTTGGTGAAGACGTAGTAAGAGCTCGTTACGGTAACTTGTTTGACATGTACGAAGAAATCACAAACGAAAATCCATATAAAACTCCAATGATGATTTTCCCTGCTATCCACTACACTATGGGTGGTATCTGGGTTGATTATGAGTTAATGACTTCTATCCCTGGATTATATGCTATCGGTGAAGCTAACTTCTCAGACCACGGAGCTAACCGTTTAGGTGCTTCTGCTTTGATGCAAGGTTTGGCCGACGGATACTTCGTATTACCATATACAATTCAGAACTATTTATCTGATCAGATTCAGGTTCCACGTTTCTCTACAGATCTTCCTGAATTCGTTGAAGCAGAAAAAGCTATTAATGACAAGATCAATAAGATCAAAAACATTAATGGTAAGCACTCTGTTGATTCAATTCACAAGAAACTTGGTCACGTAATGTGGGAATTCGTTGGAATGGGACGTACAAAAGAATCTTTGGAAACAGCTATTGCTAAGCTTAAAGAAGTTAAGAAAGACTTCTGGACAAATGTTCGTATCCCTGGAGATGTAAACGATCAGAATATCGAGCTGGAAAAAGCTCTTCGTTTATCAGACTTTATTGAGACCGGTCTGTTGATGGCTTATGACGGTTTGAACCGCGAAGAATCTTGCGGTGGACACTTCCGTGAAGAACATCAGACACCAGAAGGTGAAGCTAAGCGTGATGATGATAAATTCTCATACGTAGCTTGCTGGAAGTATACAGGTGAAGACTCTAAACCAGAGTTAATTAAGGAAGATTTGAACTATGAATTTACTAAGGTTCAAACACGTAATTACAAAGCTTAA
- a CDS encoding succinate dehydrogenase/fumarate reductase cytochrome b subunit, with protein sequence MWLTNSSVGRKVVMSVSGLFLVLFLTFHMSMNIVAVFSEAGYNMVCEFLGANWYAIAGTLVLAAGFVVHIVYAFWLTMQNRKARGNESYAVVEKPKNVEWASQNMLVLGIIVALFFVLHLAQFWFKMQFVELSGLESINPTPQDGAALISQTFANPLFALLYLVWFVAIWFHLTHGFWSALQTLGWNNKIWFERWKCISNIFATVIFFGFALVVVVFYVKYGLLG encoded by the coding sequence ATGTGGTTAACTAATTCATCTGTAGGAAGGAAAGTAGTCATGAGCGTATCAGGGCTGTTCCTTGTCCTTTTTCTAACATTTCACATGTCGATGAATATTGTGGCGGTTTTCTCTGAAGCCGGTTACAACATGGTATGTGAGTTCTTGGGAGCAAATTGGTATGCTATTGCTGGAACGCTGGTTTTAGCTGCTGGCTTTGTTGTACATATCGTTTATGCTTTCTGGTTAACAATGCAAAATCGCAAAGCACGTGGTAATGAGAGTTACGCGGTAGTTGAAAAGCCTAAAAATGTAGAATGGGCTTCTCAAAACATGTTGGTTTTGGGTATCATTGTTGCTCTTTTCTTTGTTCTACACCTAGCACAGTTCTGGTTTAAAATGCAGTTTGTAGAACTTAGCGGCCTTGAAAGTATTAATCCTACTCCACAAGACGGTGCTGCTTTAATTAGCCAAACATTTGCTAATCCTTTGTTTGCTCTACTTTACCTTGTATGGTTTGTAGCTATTTGGTTCCATCTTACTCACGGTTTCTGGAGTGCACTTCAAACACTAGGTTGGAATAACAAGATCTGGTTCGAACGTTGGAAATGTATCTCAAATATTTTTGCAACTGTAATCTTCTTCGGCTTTGCCTTAGTAGTAGTAGTTTTCTACGTAAAATACGGATTACTGGGTTAA
- a CDS encoding phosphatase PAP2 family protein — MKQILLLLIAVFTGFNCYAQNWDISTLKKINGIDNELVTGYSKVISNTEPFIAVGVPLILGSYALLDKDHDLLSDAVYIGTSVAEAVVVTSGMKYTVDRERPFERYPDLIEKRESVSSSSFPSAHTATAFSLVTSLSIRYPKWYVIAPGYLWACSVGFSRMNRGVHYPSDVIAGAAIGSGCAVVNIYVNKWLNELLFAKNHTRLVSY, encoded by the coding sequence ATGAAACAAATTCTCTTGCTCCTGATTGCTGTCTTTACTGGTTTTAATTGCTATGCACAAAACTGGGATATAAGTACTTTGAAGAAAATTAATGGAATTGATAATGAACTTGTAACAGGCTACAGTAAGGTCATTTCAAATACAGAACCTTTTATTGCTGTTGGAGTACCTCTAATTCTAGGTAGTTATGCTTTGCTGGATAAAGATCATGATTTGTTGAGTGATGCTGTTTATATTGGCACTAGTGTAGCCGAAGCTGTTGTAGTTACTTCCGGAATGAAGTACACTGTTGATCGTGAACGTCCTTTTGAACGTTATCCTGATTTGATCGAGAAGAGAGAATCTGTTTCGAGTTCCTCTTTTCCTTCTGCTCATACTGCTACAGCTTTTTCTTTAGTTACATCTTTAAGCATTAGATATCCTAAATGGTATGTTATTGCTCCAGGTTATTTATGGGCTTGCTCTGTTGGATTTTCAAGAATGAACAGGGGAGTTCATTATCCTTCTGATGTTATAGCTGGTGCTGCTATAGGTTCTGGTTGTGCAGTTGTAAATATATATGTTAACAAATGGCTTAATGAATTGTTATTTGCAAAAAATCATACTCGCCTCGTTAGTTATTAA
- the rpoC gene encoding DNA-directed RNA polymerase subunit beta', which produces MAFRKENKIKSNFSKISIGLASPEEILENSSGEVLKPETINYRTYKPERDGLFCERIFGPIKDYECHCGKYKRIRYKGIVCDRCGVEVTEKKVRRERMGHIQLVVPVAHIWYFRSLPNKIGYLLGLPTKKLDSIIYYERYVVIQPGIKEADGINAYDLLSEEEYLDVLETLPKENQYLEDTDPNKFIAKMGAEAIYDLLARLDLDSLSYELRHKASNDSSQQRKNEALKRLQVVESFRASKGRNKPEWMIVRIVPVIPPELRPLVPLDGGRFATSDLNDLYRRVIIRNNRLKRLIEIKAPEVILRNEKRMLQESIDSLFDNSRKSSAVKTDANRPLKSLSDSLKGKQGRFRQNLLGKRVDYSARSVIVVGPELKMHECGIPKLMAAELYKPFVIRKLIERGIVKTVKSAKKIVDRKEPVIWDILEYVMKGHPVLLNRAPTLHRLGIQAFQPKMIEGKAIQLHPLACTAFNADFDGDQMAVHLPLSNEAVLEAQMLMLASHNILNPANGAPITVPSQDMVLGLYYITKLRKGAKGEGLTFYGPEEATIAYNEGKVDIHAIINVVVKDLDENGNIVDVLMKETSVGRVIVNEIVPAEVGYINRIISKKSLREIIGDVIKICGVAKTADFLDGIKNLGYRMAFQGGLSFNLDDIIIPKEKQTLVQRGYDEVEQVVNNYNMGFITNNERYNQVIDIWTHVNSELSNILMKTISTDDQGFNSVYMMLDSGARGSKEQIRQLSGMRGLMAKPQKAGAEGGQIIENPILSNFKEGLSVLEYFISTHGARKGLADTALKTADAGYLTRRLVDVSHDVIINEEDCGTLRGLICTELKNNEDVIATLYERILGRVSVHDIIHPTTGELLVASGEQITENVAQKIEDSPIESVEIRSVLTCESKKGVCAKCYGRNLSTNRMVQKGEAVGVIAAQSIGEPGTQLTLRTFHAGGTAANIAANAGVKAKYNGRLEFEELRTVDAVDENGEAIKIVVGRLAELRIVDVNTNIVLSNHTIPYGSTLYANDGEIVEKGKLICKWDPFNAVIITEATGKIEFEGVIENVTYKVESDEATGLREYIIIESRDKTKVPSAHIVDENGELIRTYNFPVGGHVVIENGQKVKSGDILVKIPRAVGKAGDITGGLPRVTELFEARNPSNPAVVSEIDGEVTMGKIKRGNREIIVTSKTGEVKKYLVSLSKQILVQENDYVRAGTPLSDGATTPADILAIKGPTAVQEYIVNEVQDVYRLQGVKINDKHFEVIVRQMMRKVQINDPGDTRFLEQQVVDKLDFMEENDHIWGKKVVIDAGDSQNLQPGQIVTARKLRDENSMLKRRDLKPVEVRDAIAATSTQILQGITRAALQTKSFMSAASFQETTKVLNEAAINGKIDKLEGMKENVICGHLIPAGTGQREFDKIIVGSKEEYDRILANRKTVLDYSEVE; this is translated from the coding sequence ATGGCTTTTAGAAAAGAAAATAAGATAAAGAGTAATTTCTCGAAAATCTCAATTGGGTTAGCTTCTCCTGAAGAAATCCTTGAGAATTCGAGTGGTGAAGTATTGAAGCCTGAAACTATCAATTATCGTACATATAAACCCGAACGAGATGGTTTATTTTGTGAACGTATTTTTGGTCCTATCAAGGATTACGAATGTCATTGTGGTAAATACAAAAGAATTCGTTACAAAGGAATCGTTTGCGACAGATGTGGTGTTGAAGTTACAGAGAAGAAAGTTAGACGTGAACGCATGGGACACATCCAATTGGTTGTTCCAGTTGCACATATCTGGTATTTTCGCTCACTTCCAAACAAGATTGGCTATTTGCTAGGTTTACCTACCAAGAAGCTTGATTCAATCATTTACTATGAGCGTTATGTTGTTATTCAGCCAGGTATAAAAGAGGCTGATGGTATTAATGCATATGATTTATTATCGGAGGAAGAATATCTAGATGTACTAGAAACTCTTCCAAAAGAAAACCAATATTTAGAAGATACAGATCCTAATAAGTTTATTGCTAAAATGGGAGCTGAAGCTATCTACGATTTATTGGCACGTCTTGACTTGGACTCTTTGTCTTATGAATTAAGACATAAAGCAAGCAATGATTCATCACAGCAACGTAAAAATGAAGCTTTAAAGCGTTTGCAAGTTGTTGAATCTTTCAGAGCTTCGAAAGGACGTAATAAGCCAGAGTGGATGATTGTACGTATAGTACCAGTTATTCCACCAGAATTAAGACCATTGGTTCCTTTGGACGGAGGTCGCTTTGCTACATCAGATTTAAATGATTTATATCGTCGTGTTATCATTCGTAATAATCGTCTTAAGAGATTGATCGAGATTAAGGCTCCTGAGGTTATTTTACGTAATGAAAAGCGAATGTTACAAGAATCTATCGATTCATTATTCGATAATTCGCGTAAATCAAGTGCTGTTAAAACAGATGCCAACCGTCCTTTGAAATCTTTATCTGATAGTTTAAAAGGTAAACAAGGACGTTTCCGTCAGAACTTATTAGGTAAGCGTGTTGACTACTCTGCGCGTTCAGTAATTGTTGTAGGCCCTGAGTTAAAGATGCACGAATGTGGTATTCCTAAATTAATGGCTGCAGAATTATACAAACCATTTGTCATTCGTAAACTGATTGAAAGAGGTATTGTTAAAACTGTAAAATCTGCTAAAAAAATTGTAGATCGTAAAGAACCTGTTATTTGGGATATCTTGGAATATGTAATGAAAGGTCATCCAGTTCTGTTGAACCGTGCACCGACATTGCACCGTTTGGGTATCCAAGCTTTCCAGCCTAAGATGATTGAAGGAAAAGCTATCCAACTTCACCCACTTGCATGTACAGCGTTCAATGCAGACTTTGATGGTGACCAGATGGCTGTTCACTTACCACTTAGCAATGAAGCTGTTTTGGAAGCTCAGATGTTGATGCTTGCATCACATAACATTCTTAACCCTGCTAATGGTGCTCCAATTACAGTGCCTTCACAGGATATGGTGCTTGGTTTGTATTACATTACAAAACTAAGAAAAGGGGCTAAAGGAGAAGGACTTACTTTCTACGGACCAGAAGAAGCTACAATCGCATATAACGAAGGTAAAGTAGACATACACGCTATTATCAACGTAGTTGTTAAAGACCTCGATGAGAATGGTAATATTGTTGATGTATTAATGAAAGAAACCTCTGTTGGACGTGTTATTGTAAATGAGATTGTTCCTGCAGAAGTTGGATATATTAATAGAATTATTTCCAAGAAATCTCTTCGCGAGATTATTGGTGATGTTATTAAAATTTGTGGAGTTGCTAAGACAGCAGACTTCCTTGATGGTATCAAGAACTTAGGTTATAGAATGGCATTCCAAGGTGGCTTGTCTTTCAACTTGGATGATATTATCATCCCAAAAGAAAAACAAACATTAGTTCAACGTGGATATGATGAAGTAGAACAGGTTGTAAATAACTACAACATGGGATTCATCACCAACAATGAACGTTATAATCAGGTTATTGATATTTGGACACACGTAAATTCAGAGTTATCTAACATCTTGATGAAAACCATTTCTACAGATGACCAAGGTTTCAACTCTGTATATATGATGCTTGACTCAGGTGCCCGTGGTTCTAAAGAACAGATCCGTCAGCTTTCAGGTATGCGTGGTTTGATGGCTAAACCGCAAAAAGCAGGTGCTGAAGGAGGTCAAATTATTGAAAATCCAATTCTTTCTAACTTTAAAGAAGGGTTGTCAGTACTTGAATACTTTATTTCAACTCACGGTGCCCGTAAAGGTTTGGCTGATACAGCGTTAAAAACTGCCGATGCCGGATACTTGACTCGTCGTTTGGTTGATGTTTCACATGACGTTATTATCAATGAAGAAGACTGTGGCACACTTCGTGGATTAATCTGCACAGAACTGAAAAACAACGAAGATGTTATTGCAACTCTTTATGAACGAATCCTTGGCCGTGTTTCTGTTCATGATATTATTCACCCAACAACAGGAGAATTACTTGTTGCAAGTGGAGAGCAAATCACAGAAAACGTTGCACAGAAGATTGAAGATTCACCTATTGAAAGCGTAGAAATCCGTTCAGTTTTAACCTGCGAATCGAAGAAAGGCGTTTGTGCTAAGTGTTACGGTCGTAACCTTTCTACTAACAGAATGGTTCAAAAAGGGGAAGCTGTTGGAGTTATCGCTGCACAATCTATTGGTGAACCAGGTACTCAGTTGACTCTTCGTACATTCCACGCCGGTGGTACTGCTGCTAATATTGCAGCAAATGCTGGTGTAAAAGCTAAATACAATGGACGCTTGGAATTTGAGGAATTGCGTACAGTAGATGCTGTTGACGAAAATGGCGAAGCAATTAAGATTGTTGTTGGACGACTTGCTGAATTAAGAATCGTTGATGTTAATACAAATATTGTTCTTTCTAATCATACTATTCCTTACGGTTCTACATTATATGCCAATGACGGAGAAATTGTAGAGAAAGGTAAACTTATCTGTAAATGGGATCCATTTAACGCAGTTATTATTACTGAAGCAACAGGTAAGATTGAGTTTGAAGGTGTAATTGAAAACGTGACCTATAAAGTTGAGTCTGATGAAGCAACAGGTTTACGCGAATATATCATTATCGAATCAAGAGATAAAACGAAAGTGCCTTCAGCCCATATTGTGGACGAAAATGGCGAGCTAATTCGTACTTATAACTTCCCGGTAGGCGGTCACGTTGTAATTGAGAATGGCCAGAAAGTTAAATCCGGCGATATTCTTGTTAAGATTCCTCGTGCAGTAGGTAAGGCTGGTGATATCACTGGTGGTCTTCCTCGTGTAACTGAATTATTCGAAGCACGTAATCCATCAAATCCAGCTGTAGTATCTGAAATTGATGGTGAAGTAACAATGGGTAAGATTAAACGTGGTAATCGTGAAATCATCGTTACATCTAAAACAGGCGAAGTTAAAAAGTATCTAGTTTCTCTTTCTAAACAGATTCTTGTTCAGGAGAATGACTATGTACGTGCCGGAACACCTCTTTCTGATGGAGCTACTACACCTGCAGATATCTTGGCAATCAAAGGGCCAACAGCTGTTCAGGAATATATCGTGAATGAAGTTCAGGATGTATACCGTCTACAAGGTGTAAAAATCAACGATAAGCACTTTGAGGTAATTGTACGTCAGATGATGCGTAAAGTTCAGATCAATGATCCAGGAGATACTAGATTCCTAGAACAACAAGTTGTAGACAAACTTGACTTCATGGAAGAAAATGATCATATCTGGGGCAAGAAGGTTGTGATTGACGCTGGAGACTCTCAAAATTTACAACCTGGACAGATCGTTACAGCTCGTAAACTTAGAGACGAAAACAGTATGTTGAAACGTCGTGACTTGAAACCTGTAGAAGTACGTGATGCTATTGCTGCTACATCTACACAGATTCTTCAAGGTATTACCCGTGCAGCACTTCAGACTAAGAGCTTTATGTCAGCCGCTTCCTTCCAGGAAACAACAAAGGTATTAAATGAAGCTGCTATCAATGGTAAAATTGATAAGCTAGAAGGAATGAAAGAAAATGTTATCTGTGGACATTTAATTCCTGCCGGAACTGGTCAGCGTGAATTTGATAAGATTATTGTTGGTTCTAAAGAAGAATATGATCGAATTCTTGCAAATCGCAAAACAGTGTTAGACTACAGTGAAGTAGAATAA